A single genomic interval of Candidatus Dormiibacterota bacterium harbors:
- a CDS encoding GNAT family N-acetyltransferase has translation MRTIDTKRLRLVPVTVKNANVLWNVLQQPDLREHQDLPDVDAEQFARMVAARPAAMRPGAHGRFEWLIYRRGEPDPVGWVSLRIGDRSTTVAEVGYSVLREQRGHGFAVEAVGALVDESFSHGHLRLVRAYCVPENLPSRAVLARTGFERDGVLPNGATVQGRAVDVLAFVIERESWEAAREPSR, from the coding sequence ATGCGGACGATCGATACGAAACGCCTGCGCCTGGTCCCGGTCACGGTCAAGAATGCGAATGTTCTCTGGAACGTGCTGCAACAGCCGGATCTCCGCGAGCATCAGGATCTTCCCGATGTCGATGCCGAGCAATTCGCGCGCATGGTCGCGGCGCGGCCGGCGGCGATGCGACCCGGCGCGCATGGGCGCTTCGAATGGTTGATATATCGCCGAGGCGAGCCCGACCCGGTCGGCTGGGTCTCGCTGCGCATCGGCGATCGATCGACGACCGTCGCCGAGGTTGGATACAGCGTGCTGCGGGAGCAGCGGGGGCACGGGTTCGCCGTCGAGGCCGTCGGCGCGCTCGTCGATGAGAGCTTCAGCCACGGACACCTGCGGCTGGTGCGCGCCTATTGCGTGCCCGAGAATCTGCCGTCGCGAGCGGTGTTGGCTCGCACCGGCTTCGAGCGCGACGGCGTTCTTCCGAACGGAGCGACGGTTCAGGGCCGCGCGGTTGACGTTCTCGCCTTCGTCATCGAACGCGAGTCGTGGGAAGCAGCGCGTGAGCCGAGCCGCTAG
- a CDS encoding DUF3465 domain-containing protein, translating to MTLSNAYTSTAPAEVRFEATVTSAASYFYGTHTHCTHEEFTAQSSAGPIDVIDNVGLAPRVPVRSGDRVEVQGEMVHDPGKMPIVHWTHRDPSGKHVDGFIRLRGRLYA from the coding sequence ATGACTCTCTCCAACGCTTATACGTCGACGGCGCCCGCCGAGGTGCGTTTCGAGGCGACCGTGACTTCGGCGGCATCGTATTTCTACGGGACGCACACCCACTGCACGCACGAGGAATTTACGGCCCAATCGTCCGCCGGGCCGATCGACGTCATCGACAACGTTGGGCTCGCCCCGCGCGTACCGGTGCGTTCCGGCGATCGCGTCGAGGTGCAAGGCGAAATGGTGCACGACCCGGGGAAGATGCCGATCGTTCATTGGACGCACCGAGATCCAAGCGGCAAGCATGTCGACGGCTTCATTCGGCTGCGTGGGCGCCTGTACGCATAG